The following proteins are co-located in the Hyalangium minutum genome:
- a CDS encoding sensor histidine kinase — protein MSTSPEVQPRVVDPEQLLRRLHPLQMKGGLVLSLSVTFQYLGQWDVFGFVFVASVVRFTANGLLARFGVQRWGPSVTEWIRLGVNAGTLVAIGLWAGWSLLLWIYVPFILLWLHGLDRWGWVRAVLLMAVMDGAALWSGCDPYQPLAFSIIGVLGFLLSAKRAELLQQTLEEVIARREQLARAQDQLRVMHERALQQEKLSSLGMMAAGVAHEINNPMAFVTSNVSSLYKELQLQPVLAEPLKEYVDEVLPETLDGIKRVNAIVSDLRHFARGDPEIPAEYDLNAEAQTALRLAHRELSHCEVQVALGEVGTVVGRPRQIGQALLNLLVNAGQATPPGGTVRLSTRREGEEVRVEIRDTGTGMSPETRRRLFEPFFTTKPPGKGMGLGLAVAHGIVTAQGGHIEVESELGKGSCFTLRLPRVAFSASASLREERGQRGASA, from the coding sequence ATGAGTACTTCACCGGAGGTCCAGCCCCGGGTGGTGGACCCCGAGCAGCTCCTGAGAAGGCTTCATCCCCTGCAGATGAAGGGAGGGCTGGTGCTCTCCCTGTCGGTCACGTTCCAGTATCTGGGGCAGTGGGACGTGTTCGGCTTTGTCTTCGTGGCGTCCGTGGTGCGCTTCACCGCCAACGGCCTGCTGGCGCGGTTTGGCGTCCAGCGGTGGGGCCCGAGCGTGACGGAGTGGATCCGGCTGGGGGTGAACGCGGGCACCCTGGTGGCGATCGGGCTGTGGGCCGGGTGGAGCCTGCTGCTGTGGATCTATGTCCCCTTCATCCTGCTGTGGCTCCATGGGCTGGATCGGTGGGGGTGGGTCCGCGCGGTGTTGCTCATGGCCGTCATGGATGGAGCGGCCCTGTGGAGCGGGTGTGATCCGTACCAGCCCCTGGCCTTCAGCATCATTGGCGTGCTGGGCTTCCTGCTGAGTGCGAAGCGGGCGGAGCTGTTGCAGCAGACGCTGGAGGAGGTCATCGCGCGGCGCGAGCAGCTCGCGCGGGCGCAGGACCAGCTTCGGGTGATGCACGAGCGGGCCCTCCAGCAGGAGAAGCTCTCCAGCCTGGGCATGATGGCCGCGGGGGTGGCCCATGAGATCAACAACCCGATGGCCTTCGTCACCAGCAACGTCAGCTCGCTCTACAAGGAGCTGCAGCTTCAGCCGGTGCTGGCCGAGCCGCTGAAGGAGTACGTGGACGAGGTGCTGCCGGAGACGCTGGATGGCATCAAGCGGGTGAACGCCATCGTGTCGGACCTGAGGCACTTTGCCCGGGGAGACCCCGAGATTCCGGCCGAGTATGACTTGAACGCCGAGGCGCAGACGGCGCTGCGCCTCGCGCACAGGGAGCTGAGCCACTGCGAGGTGCAGGTGGCGCTGGGAGAGGTGGGGACGGTGGTGGGCCGGCCCCGGCAGATTGGCCAGGCGCTGCTGAACCTGCTGGTCAACGCGGGACAGGCCACGCCGCCCGGGGGCACGGTCCGGCTGTCCACGCGCCGCGAGGGGGAGGAGGTGCGGGTGGAGATCCGCGACACGGGAACAGGGATGTCGCCGGAGACGCGGCGCCGCCTGTTCGAGCCGTTCTTCACCACCAAGCCTCCGGGGAAGGGCATGGGGCTGGGGCTCGCGGTGGCCCATGGCATCGTCACCGCGCAGGGCGGGCACATCGAGGTGGAGAGTGAGCTGGGCAAGGGCTCCTGCTTCACCTTGCGCCTTCCCCGGGTGGCCTTCTCTGCCTCCGCGAGCCTTCGCGAGGAGCGGGGGCAGAGGGGAGCAAGCGCGTAG
- a CDS encoding L,D-transpeptidase family protein, translating to MQLSSSPVSRCLGVLLVGWTVLSPPAQAAEASAVDAFEAYLRPPAPPADGFEPLPGASRSPAGSEVRALAHGRVAEVGAEGRSLTLDHFYYENHELRHVRSEYAELEGVTLRAGASVTRGQPLGRVGTKGRLAVSLHAEKRLSAAEARSFTEARARLPLPGKEPVLLLVSQASNELRLYERGREVSRVEVGFGQAEGRKQVRGDNRTPSGMYFVVQKHRGRFSGAYEAYYGGHWIRVNYPNAYDAERGLTQGLITREARNRIAQAWEERKATDASTRLGSGIGFHGWAGEWSLEETGGRLSWGCIVLHNPDIARLFDQVPEGAMVILF from the coding sequence GTGCAACTCAGCTCATCACCTGTCTCTCGCTGCCTCGGGGTGCTGCTGGTGGGGTGGACTGTCCTCTCCCCGCCAGCCCAGGCCGCCGAAGCGTCCGCCGTGGACGCTTTCGAGGCGTACCTCCGCCCGCCCGCGCCTCCCGCGGATGGCTTCGAGCCCCTGCCTGGCGCCTCGCGCTCTCCAGCCGGGAGCGAGGTGCGTGCCCTGGCGCACGGGCGTGTGGCGGAGGTGGGCGCGGAGGGCCGCTCGCTCACGCTGGATCACTTCTATTACGAGAACCACGAGCTGCGGCATGTCCGCTCGGAGTACGCGGAGCTGGAGGGCGTGACACTGCGCGCCGGCGCCTCGGTGACGCGCGGGCAGCCCCTGGGCCGGGTGGGCACGAAGGGGCGCCTCGCGGTGTCACTGCATGCCGAGAAACGTCTCTCGGCCGCCGAGGCCCGGAGCTTCACCGAAGCCCGAGCCCGCCTGCCGCTGCCCGGGAAGGAGCCGGTGCTGCTGCTCGTCTCCCAGGCGAGCAACGAGCTGCGGCTGTACGAGCGAGGCCGCGAGGTGTCCCGCGTGGAAGTGGGCTTCGGGCAGGCCGAGGGCCGCAAGCAAGTGCGCGGAGACAACCGCACGCCCTCGGGCATGTACTTCGTGGTGCAGAAGCACCGGGGCCGCTTCAGCGGAGCCTACGAGGCCTACTACGGCGGCCACTGGATCCGGGTGAACTACCCCAACGCGTATGACGCGGAGCGAGGGCTGACCCAGGGCCTCATCACCCGCGAGGCGCGGAACCGGATCGCCCAGGCCTGGGAGGAGCGCAAGGCGACGGACGCCTCGACGCGGCTGGGCAGCGGCATCGGCTTCCACGGGTGGGCAGGCGAGTGGTCGCTCGAGGAGACAGGCGGCCGGCTCTCCTGGGGCTGCATCGTCCTGCACAACCCGGACATCGCTCGCCTCTTCGACCAGGTGCCCGAGGGCGCGATGGTCATCCTCTTCTGA
- a CDS encoding arginyltransferase, with amino-acid sequence MPPKIVHHDTEPPGPCSYLPDQQASLEQMVMMDVSPEEFEAMLSRGWRRFGPVYFRPACQACSECVTLRIPTATFRPNRSQRRARAACSHFRVEVGIPKVDPERLALYHAWHGWREEARDWPASELTAREYFLQFAFPHPCAREVAWYDDEAEGGPKLIAVGLCDETADSWSAAYFFYHPAYAEYSLGTANIVKQVELAHERGLPHMYLGYRVRGCASLRYKGMFRPHELLEGRPGPEETARWQTITEPDAPPAPRGKGEE; translated from the coding sequence ATGCCGCCGAAGATCGTCCACCACGACACGGAGCCGCCCGGACCGTGCAGCTACCTGCCCGACCAGCAGGCCTCGCTCGAGCAGATGGTGATGATGGACGTGTCGCCCGAGGAGTTCGAGGCGATGCTCTCGCGCGGGTGGCGCCGCTTCGGCCCGGTGTACTTCCGGCCCGCGTGCCAGGCGTGCTCCGAGTGCGTCACCCTGCGCATTCCCACCGCCACCTTCCGGCCCAACCGCAGCCAGCGCCGCGCCCGCGCCGCCTGCTCCCACTTCCGCGTGGAGGTGGGCATCCCCAAGGTGGATCCCGAGCGGCTGGCGCTCTACCACGCGTGGCACGGCTGGCGGGAGGAGGCCCGGGACTGGCCCGCCTCGGAGCTGACGGCCCGCGAGTACTTCCTCCAGTTCGCCTTCCCCCACCCGTGCGCGCGCGAGGTGGCCTGGTATGACGACGAGGCCGAGGGCGGCCCGAAGCTCATTGCCGTGGGCCTGTGCGACGAGACGGCGGACTCGTGGAGCGCGGCGTACTTCTTCTATCACCCGGCCTACGCGGAGTACTCGCTGGGCACCGCCAACATCGTGAAGCAGGTGGAGCTCGCCCACGAGCGTGGCCTGCCGCACATGTACCTGGGCTATCGCGTGAGGGGCTGCGCCTCGCTGCGCTACAAGGGCATGTTCCGTCCGCACGAGCTGCTGGAGGGCCGCCCCGGTCCGGAGGAGACGGCGCGCTGGCAGACCATCACCGAGCCGGATGCTCCTCCGGCCCCGAGAGGCAAGGGCGAGGAGTAG
- a CDS encoding gamma-glutamylcyclotransferase — MSGPPPLPWFAFALSLSPDVARERLRNLPVLPLPDGELAEALDVDLLYDAQAAEWGGRVARLVDAPGRKVLGLLRRMPAHTWTVVARLESALAQAAEERMVRVRTASGATLSARAFTPPAPGQAPQGVVSVAFLEAHARAAERAFLPAAYVERLQAEARIVQTVQRAQADRIR; from the coding sequence ATGTCCGGCCCTCCTCCGCTGCCCTGGTTCGCCTTCGCGCTCTCGCTCTCGCCGGATGTGGCGCGCGAGCGGCTCCGGAACCTGCCCGTCCTCCCGCTGCCGGATGGGGAGCTGGCCGAGGCGCTGGATGTGGACCTCCTTTATGACGCGCAGGCCGCGGAGTGGGGCGGGCGGGTGGCGCGGCTGGTGGATGCGCCGGGCCGCAAGGTGCTGGGGCTGCTGCGGCGCATGCCCGCGCATACCTGGACGGTGGTGGCGCGGCTGGAGTCGGCGCTGGCGCAGGCGGCCGAGGAGCGCATGGTGCGGGTGCGCACGGCCTCCGGGGCTACGCTCTCCGCGCGAGCCTTCACGCCACCGGCTCCGGGGCAGGCTCCGCAGGGCGTGGTGAGTGTGGCCTTCCTCGAGGCCCATGCCCGGGCCGCCGAGCGCGCCTTCCTCCCTGCCGCCTATGTGGAGCGGCTCCAGGCCGAGGCGCGCATCGTCCAGACCGTTCAGCGGGCCCAGGCGGACCGCATCCGCTAA
- a CDS encoding DNA/RNA non-specific endonuclease, giving the protein MQIPPKSAAPSLVASITPGTSVSGTSWQRSTAREVPISELQQKFGWKEGSWQADLLKAADAASPTSSRRDNGSVSAAEVDRYLQNPGDARFLTSTALQQERKALEQKLAGGANSLAVDAFDSDWQDAVARRADLSGDGKVSRTELDSFFTEVKAGKVQDVQWVPDQKSAMFESKVAESAGEVDPLRPPGSEGRGRELLKEYMRVSLDEAKNVPSFVSHMLSAADLEERPLDVDRDKSQFEADPELGSSGVKGTDYRGSGFDRGHMKPAADSPDQAAMDESHLMSNMAPQYPNVNQQSWATLEDAVRDLVSTTGGKAYVMTGNLYLDAQGKSLPPEALQTIGNEARRIAVPTHNFKTVLLELPNGNLSMFAYMVPNVKDAPKGTDNIARFLESSRTSVDRIEELLGEDLYAQLPESVQAKLEADSSAKLAFREASQYQSASLLRMREADTQA; this is encoded by the coding sequence ATGCAGATTCCCCCGAAGAGCGCTGCGCCTTCGCTCGTGGCGTCCATTACGCCGGGGACGAGCGTGTCCGGCACGTCCTGGCAGCGCTCCACGGCGCGCGAGGTGCCCATCTCCGAGCTGCAGCAGAAGTTCGGTTGGAAGGAGGGGAGCTGGCAGGCGGATCTGCTGAAGGCGGCGGACGCGGCGAGCCCCACGAGCTCGCGCCGGGACAACGGCAGCGTGTCGGCGGCGGAGGTGGACCGCTACCTGCAGAACCCGGGGGACGCGCGCTTCCTGACGTCCACGGCGCTGCAGCAGGAGCGCAAGGCGCTGGAGCAGAAGCTGGCGGGCGGTGCGAATTCGCTGGCGGTGGATGCGTTCGACAGTGACTGGCAGGACGCGGTGGCGCGCCGGGCGGACCTGAGCGGGGACGGGAAGGTGTCGCGCACGGAGCTGGACTCCTTCTTCACCGAGGTGAAGGCCGGCAAGGTGCAGGACGTGCAGTGGGTGCCGGATCAGAAGAGCGCGATGTTCGAGAGCAAGGTGGCCGAGAGCGCGGGAGAGGTGGATCCGCTGCGGCCGCCCGGCTCGGAGGGCCGCGGCCGGGAGCTGCTGAAGGAGTACATGCGCGTCTCGCTGGACGAGGCGAAGAACGTGCCCTCGTTCGTGAGCCACATGCTGTCGGCGGCGGACCTGGAGGAGCGGCCGCTCGACGTGGACCGGGACAAGAGCCAGTTCGAGGCGGACCCCGAGCTGGGCTCGAGCGGGGTGAAGGGCACGGACTACCGGGGCTCGGGGTTCGATCGCGGGCACATGAAGCCGGCGGCGGACTCGCCGGATCAGGCGGCGATGGACGAGAGCCACCTGATGAGCAACATGGCGCCGCAGTACCCGAACGTGAACCAGCAGTCGTGGGCGACGCTGGAGGACGCGGTGCGGGACTTGGTGAGCACCACCGGCGGCAAGGCGTACGTGATGACGGGCAACCTGTACCTGGATGCGCAGGGCAAGTCGCTGCCGCCCGAGGCGCTCCAGACGATTGGCAACGAGGCGCGCCGCATCGCCGTGCCGACGCACAACTTCAAGACGGTGTTGCTGGAGCTGCCCAACGGCAACCTGAGCATGTTCGCGTACATGGTGCCCAACGTGAAGGACGCGCCGAAGGGGACGGACAACATCGCTCGCTTCCTGGAGAGCTCGCGCACGTCGGTGGACCGGATTGAAGAGCTCCTGGGGGAGGATTTGTACGCGCAGCTGCCTGAGTCCGTGCAGGCGAAGCTGGAGGCGGACAGCTCGGCGAAGCTGGCCTTCCGCGAGGCCAGCCAGTACCAGTCGGCCTCGCTGCTGCGGATGCGGGAGGCCGATACCCAGGCGTAG
- a CDS encoding DMT family transporter, with protein MALSSAASTARATAIGAVAILLWACLAFLTTGTGDIPPFEIVAISFAIAFLLCVGKWVLFREDIAGHLRQPAAVWGMGVGGLFGYHFFYFLALKTAPPVEANLINYLWPLLIVLFSALLPGERLRWWHIAGVVLGLCGSLLLVTGGGRVAFRAEYAAGYASALACAVTWGAYSVLSRRFGAVPTDTVGGFCGATAVLAALCHGVFERTVWPSPAEWGVLLLMGVGPTGLAFFVWDVGMKRGNIKALGGLSYATPLLSTLLLILAGRASPSVELALACLFIVGGAVLASRDLWARTTRST; from the coding sequence ATGGCCCTCTCCTCTGCTGCTTCCACGGCTCGCGCCACGGCGATTGGCGCGGTGGCCATTCTGCTCTGGGCGTGCCTGGCGTTCCTGACGACGGGGACGGGGGACATTCCTCCGTTCGAGATTGTGGCGATCTCGTTCGCCATCGCGTTCCTGCTGTGCGTGGGCAAGTGGGTGCTGTTCCGCGAGGACATTGCCGGCCACCTGCGCCAGCCGGCCGCAGTGTGGGGCATGGGGGTGGGTGGGCTGTTCGGCTACCACTTCTTCTACTTCCTGGCGCTGAAGACGGCGCCACCGGTGGAGGCGAACCTCATCAACTACCTGTGGCCGCTGCTCATCGTGCTGTTCTCGGCGCTGCTGCCGGGCGAGCGCCTGCGGTGGTGGCACATCGCTGGGGTGGTGCTGGGGCTGTGCGGCTCGTTGTTGCTGGTGACGGGCGGGGGACGCGTGGCGTTCCGGGCGGAGTACGCGGCGGGGTATGCCTCGGCGCTCGCGTGCGCGGTGACGTGGGGGGCGTACTCGGTGCTGTCGCGCCGCTTTGGGGCGGTGCCCACGGACACGGTGGGAGGCTTCTGTGGGGCGACGGCGGTGCTCGCGGCGCTGTGTCACGGGGTGTTCGAGCGCACGGTGTGGCCGAGCCCGGCGGAGTGGGGCGTGTTGCTGCTCATGGGCGTGGGGCCCACGGGCTTGGCGTTCTTCGTCTGGGATGTGGGGATGAAGCGGGGGAACATCAAGGCGCTGGGCGGGCTCTCTTACGCCACGCCGCTGCTCTCCACGCTGCTGCTCATCCTGGCGGGAAGGGCGAGCCCGAGTGTGGAGCTGGCCCTGGCCTGTCTGTTCATCGTCGGCGGCGCGGTGCTCGCCTCGCGGGACTTGTGGGCGCGGACTACCCGCTCAACATGA
- a CDS encoding Rpn family recombination-promoting nuclease/putative transposase: MPGPHDLFARYTFSHPERAAAELRAVLPPEVAARVDWSTLQHESGTVVDPKLRESQSDLLFSARLHCGQPVLLYFLLEHQSSVDRWMAFRMLRYVVRQLEHWLQRHPDSEALPVVIPVVLYHGPESGWTAPRRMEELFHLPKEGAERWQVLVPRLEYLVDDLTAEREEVLRARAGPPLVPLALLLLRFGRSEHVAVLLDRWRPLLAELLDSPQGVEQLHAVVHYLFYVGRDAAYEALWRVLNSVASEHSKEEQVRTIAEMLMEKGHARGLVEGLDKGRAEGRAEGRAEGQALERAHSVLKILAARGIPVLDADRQRILSCTDLDTLDQWFDRALKATTLSEVMLSG, encoded by the coding sequence ATGCCGGGGCCTCATGACTTGTTCGCGCGCTACACCTTCAGTCACCCCGAGCGGGCAGCGGCGGAGCTGAGAGCCGTGTTGCCACCCGAAGTGGCTGCCCGGGTGGACTGGTCTACGCTCCAGCATGAGTCGGGGACCGTGGTGGACCCCAAGCTGCGTGAGAGCCAGAGCGACTTGCTGTTCTCGGCCCGGCTCCATTGCGGGCAGCCCGTGCTGCTCTACTTCCTGCTGGAGCACCAGTCCTCGGTAGACCGATGGATGGCCTTCCGAATGCTGCGCTACGTGGTGCGCCAGCTGGAGCACTGGCTTCAACGGCACCCGGACAGCGAAGCGCTGCCCGTGGTGATTCCCGTAGTGCTGTATCACGGGCCGGAGAGTGGCTGGACGGCGCCCCGAAGGATGGAGGAGCTGTTCCATCTTCCGAAAGAAGGTGCGGAGCGATGGCAGGTGCTGGTGCCACGCTTGGAGTATCTGGTGGACGACCTGACAGCGGAGCGAGAGGAGGTGCTCAGGGCTCGGGCGGGTCCACCCCTGGTGCCACTAGCGCTGCTGCTGCTGCGCTTCGGCCGCTCCGAACACGTCGCCGTGTTGTTGGACCGGTGGAGACCGTTGCTGGCCGAATTGCTGGATTCTCCGCAAGGTGTGGAGCAGCTACACGCCGTGGTGCATTACCTGTTTTACGTAGGCCGGGACGCTGCCTACGAAGCGCTGTGGCGCGTGTTAAATTCAGTGGCCAGTGAGCACAGCAAGGAGGAGCAGGTGCGCACCATCGCGGAAATGCTCATGGAGAAGGGACACGCCCGAGGCTTGGTGGAGGGCCTGGATAAAGGGCGAGCGGAAGGGCGAGCGGAAGGGCGGGCGGAAGGCCAGGCGCTCGAACGGGCCCACAGCGTCCTCAAGATCCTGGCTGCCCGTGGCATCCCCGTGCTCGATGCGGATCGCCAGCGCATCCTGTCGTGCACAGACCTGGACACGCTCGATCAGTGGTTCGATCGCGCCCTGAAGGCCACGACCCTCTCCGAAGTCATGTTGAGCGGGTAG